One Eubacteriales bacterium mix99 genomic window carries:
- a CDS encoding GspE/PulE family protein — translation MQVTQDFKINKEARRETGLGDVLLELGILSSEQLEEELRRQKSTGEKLEELLIKDGLVNEKQLIQVLKAYRNLPYIDFSGFRIDPQVPRLISESLARRHMLIPVSREGNEIVVAMSDPFNLYAIDDVSIATGLNVKPALALRSSIRIAVDQYYGNESAERAVSDFVKEAGATPDPMKRSVEREALAVDAVNHAPAVRLVNSIMERAVRARASDIHIEPYEGEVRIRFRIDGDLQEIMTVSRAVHSAVVTRIKILGRMDIAEKRLPQDGRVEMQVDNKEVDLRISVLPTIYGEKIVVRLLNRNSTIRTKCQLGFSEGNIKLFSKLIRSPNGIILVTGPTGSGKTTTLYAALQELNRTSRNIITVEDPVEYHLDGINQVQVNTRTGLTFANGLRSILRQDPDIIMIGEIRDAETAEIAIRASITGHLVLSTMHTNDSASAVSRLVDMGIEPYLVSSAVIGVVAQRLVKKICTNCRKAYQPVPSERELLHLSQADVLYRGTGCNMCGNTGYLGRTSIHEVMLMTREIRELITGRASIDQLRMAASRHGTVPLHENCGQLVRQGITSLDEMLRITYRLE, via the coding sequence ATGCAAGTCACACAGGATTTCAAAATAAACAAAGAAGCCCGCAGGGAAACCGGGCTGGGTGATGTTTTGCTGGAATTGGGGATTTTATCTTCCGAGCAGCTGGAGGAAGAGCTGAGAAGGCAAAAAAGCACAGGGGAAAAGCTGGAAGAGCTTTTGATCAAAGACGGCCTGGTAAATGAAAAGCAGTTGATCCAGGTTTTGAAGGCCTATCGCAATTTGCCTTATATCGATTTTTCCGGATTCCGGATCGATCCGCAGGTACCCCGGCTGATCAGCGAGAGCCTGGCAAGAAGACATATGTTGATACCGGTTTCCCGGGAAGGAAATGAAATTGTCGTGGCAATGTCGGATCCCTTCAATCTGTATGCCATTGATGATGTCAGTATCGCTACAGGCCTGAACGTAAAACCTGCCCTGGCCCTGCGGAGTTCCATCCGGATAGCTGTGGATCAGTATTATGGCAACGAGAGTGCGGAAAGGGCAGTCAGTGACTTTGTAAAGGAAGCCGGGGCAACGCCGGATCCGATGAAGCGGAGTGTGGAAAGGGAAGCCCTGGCTGTGGATGCCGTAAATCATGCTCCGGCAGTACGGCTTGTCAATTCCATTATGGAGCGCGCTGTACGGGCAAGGGCAAGCGATATTCATATCGAACCCTATGAAGGGGAAGTTCGCATCCGCTTTCGGATTGACGGCGATCTTCAGGAAATCATGACGGTTTCCAGGGCCGTTCATTCAGCTGTTGTGACGCGGATTAAAATACTGGGCAGGATGGATATTGCAGAGAAACGGCTCCCTCAGGATGGGAGAGTGGAGATGCAAGTGGACAACAAAGAAGTGGATCTGCGAATTTCCGTTCTTCCGACCATATACGGCGAGAAGATTGTGGTCCGCCTTCTGAATCGCAATAGTACGATTCGTACCAAATGTCAGCTGGGCTTCAGTGAAGGGAATATAAAGTTGTTCAGCAAACTGATCCGGAGTCCCAATGGGATCATTCTGGTCACAGGCCCTACAGGAAGCGGAAAGACGACTACATTATATGCTGCCTTGCAGGAATTGAACCGGACAAGCCGCAATATTATTACGGTGGAAGATCCCGTGGAATATCATCTGGATGGAATCAATCAGGTCCAGGTCAATACCAGGACCGGCCTGACATTTGCCAACGGCTTGCGTTCCATCCTGAGACAGGATCCGGACATTATCATGATCGGCGAGATCCGTGATGCGGAAACGGCGGAAATTGCCATCCGCGCTTCCATAACAGGGCATTTGGTATTGAGCACCATGCATACCAACGATTCTGCTTCCGCAGTATCGAGGCTGGTGGACATGGGGATTGAACCCTATCTGGTTTCTTCCGCTGTGATCGGTGTCGTTGCGCAGAGGCTGGTAAAAAAGATCTGTACAAACTGCAGGAAAGCGTACCAGCCGGTTCCCTCCGAAAGGGAACTTCTCCATCTGTCCCAGGCGGATGTTCTCTATCGGGGCACGGGATGCAACATGTGCGGCAATACCGGCTATCTGGGCAGAACCTCCATTCATGAGGTTATGCTGATGACCCGTGAAATTCGTGAACTGATCACGGGCAGGGCATCCATTGATCAGTTGCGAATGGCTGCTTCAAGACATGGGACCGTCCCGTTGCATGAAAATTGCGGGCAGCTGGTTCGGCAGGGAATTACGTCACTGGATGAAATGCTGAGAATTACATATCGTTTGGAATAA
- a CDS encoding type II secretion system protein, with the protein MNKQSGLTLLECILSLSIFSIVIAAVMTFSMTAYRLVQSIEEQVEAEENVRAALDRISETIRFTDGAGKKVEVSGKELNIYIENVSTPSHGVHAYTLSKSGTLRESFGGGVNDLAHNISVFEPSLEKDLLTIKIGRKGYHGKPAFTLKKVFYLGDE; encoded by the coding sequence TTGAACAAACAAAGTGGACTGACCCTTCTTGAATGCATCCTGTCACTGAGTATTTTTTCCATTGTAATAGCTGCTGTCATGACATTTTCCATGACGGCATATCGCCTGGTCCAATCCATTGAAGAACAGGTGGAAGCAGAGGAAAATGTCCGGGCAGCACTGGATCGTATATCGGAAACAATACGCTTTACGGACGGGGCCGGAAAAAAAGTGGAGGTTTCCGGAAAAGAGCTGAATATCTATATTGAGAACGTTTCAACTCCATCGCATGGGGTGCATGCCTATACTTTATCGAAAAGTGGAACCCTGAGAGAAAGTTTTGGCGGTGGAGTAAATGATCTTGCGCACAATATATCCGTTTTTGAACCCAGTCTGGAGAAGGATCTGCTGACGATAAAAATAGGCAGGAAAGGATATCACGGCAAGCCTGCATTTACGTTGAAGAAAGTGTTCTATCTTGGAGATGAGTAA
- a CDS encoding DegV family protein, protein MAERDYIIATASTADLPAEFFEEHDVPFISYNYTIDNEVYYDDCREESRERVYKRMRKGAELSTSMINTYEYHEFFKKLMEQGKDVLYLDMTKQLSHSYVNAAEAAGQIREEYPNQRFYVMDTLCVSGGLGLLITYMVRLRDGGSSFDEVIDWAEKHKRNIMHWFTVDDLHYLKRSGRVSNSEAMVGSLLHVKPVLYVDNDGRLTLCNKVRGRKSALLAILDKMKTDFTEPDGQEVHINHADCIGDAEFVRDRVLENFPSVSRVTITNLGVVIGAHCGPGLFTIFYLGNKRFS, encoded by the coding sequence ATGGCCGAACGTGATTATATTATTGCCACGGCGTCTACCGCCGATCTGCCGGCTGAATTCTTTGAGGAGCATGACGTCCCGTTCATAAGCTACAACTATACGATAGACAATGAAGTCTATTACGACGATTGCAGGGAAGAGTCCCGTGAACGCGTCTACAAACGTATGCGGAAAGGCGCAGAACTTTCTACTTCGATGATCAACACCTATGAATATCATGAATTCTTTAAAAAGCTCATGGAGCAGGGAAAGGATGTCCTGTATCTCGATATGACAAAACAGCTTTCCCATTCCTATGTAAATGCTGCCGAGGCTGCCGGTCAGATAAGGGAAGAGTATCCCAATCAGCGCTTTTATGTGATGGATACTCTGTGTGTTTCCGGCGGGCTGGGGTTGCTGATTACCTATATGGTCCGGCTCAGGGACGGAGGCAGTAGTTTTGATGAAGTGATAGACTGGGCTGAGAAGCATAAACGCAACATCATGCACTGGTTTACGGTGGATGATCTGCATTATCTTAAACGCAGCGGGCGTGTCTCCAACTCGGAGGCAATGGTCGGCTCGTTGCTTCATGTAAAGCCGGTACTCTATGTGGATAACGACGGCAGGCTGACTTTATGCAACAAGGTGCGTGGTCGCAAATCAGCGCTGCTTGCCATCCTCGATAAGATGAAGACTGACTTCACTGAGCCGGATGGGCAGGAGGTACATATTAACCATGCGGACTGCATCGGGGACGCGGAATTTGTCCGGGACAGGGTGCTGGAGAATTTTCCTTCCGTTTCCAGGGTGACCATCACGAATCTTGGCGTGGTGATCGGCGCACACTGCGGGCCAGGCCTGTTTACAATATTTTACCTTGGCAACAAGCGCTTTTCCTGA
- a CDS encoding YqeG family HAD IIIA-type phosphatase, which translates to MQDLFQPDQTAGSIYDIELEDLWNRGYHNIILDIDNTITPWNQYHINPQLDRWLRRAEKTGFRICLLSNSQQQKVQQFALELGVIAAPCRGKPCVRAFQSALAALKSMSCDTLVIGDQILTDILGGNRTGLYTILVDPMDPREFIGTKFNRWIERLLVGRKSKCKSHRISK; encoded by the coding sequence ATGCAGGATTTGTTTCAGCCCGATCAGACAGCAGGGTCCATCTATGATATTGAATTGGAGGATCTTTGGAATCGGGGATATCACAATATCATACTCGATATTGACAACACCATTACCCCATGGAACCAATATCATATCAACCCGCAGCTGGACCGCTGGCTGCGCAGGGCAGAGAAAACAGGTTTCCGGATCTGCCTTCTGTCCAACAGCCAACAGCAAAAAGTGCAGCAATTCGCCTTGGAATTGGGTGTAATCGCCGCACCATGCAGGGGAAAGCCATGTGTCCGGGCTTTTCAGAGTGCTTTGGCTGCTCTTAAGAGCATGTCCTGCGATACGCTGGTCATTGGAGATCAGATTCTCACTGATATTCTGGGAGGAAATCGGACAGGCCTTTATACCATACTGGTTGATCCAATGGATCCCAGGGAGTTTATCGGGACAAAGTTCAACAGATGGATCGAGAGACTTCTGGTTGGGAGGAAATCCAAATGCAAGTCACACAGGATTTCAAAATAA
- a CDS encoding type II secretion system F family protein: MPLYNKYHPIAVSRVTEGTGLRKMAGSRKVRTKDIAVFARQFYTMLNAGIPIVTCLDILRKQTKNNLLKEALVQVDESVQAGSSLSESLKDHKNVFPELFIYMMEAGEVSGTLESIMERMAVHYEKESKMQRKIAEAMAYPVLLVIVSVVVVVFMLIAILPTFLSMFEGNGILLPAPTRLLLHISNALRHHGPALLLIGIAVGYTLRRSVRTDSGRKSLDQLKLKLPVVKNLVMKSSVFRFTRTLSILLASGIPLLSAMKIVAKVVGNRVVADAILTIREDLRKGFDLSGSIQRQGIFPFMVVSMVQVGEASGTLDDVLSRTADYYEEETDAAIQKMTTMLEPVMLILMAVVIGFIVIAMYLPMIDMMQTIQ, encoded by the coding sequence ATGCCTTTATACAATAAATATCACCCCATTGCAGTAAGCAGGGTGACGGAAGGCACGGGCCTGAGAAAAATGGCCGGATCCCGCAAAGTGAGGACAAAGGATATCGCTGTTTTTGCGAGACAGTTTTACACCATGCTGAATGCAGGGATTCCAATCGTAACATGTCTTGACATTCTGAGAAAGCAAACGAAGAACAATTTATTGAAAGAAGCCCTGGTTCAGGTTGATGAATCCGTTCAGGCAGGTTCTTCGCTTTCTGAGAGCCTGAAGGATCACAAAAACGTATTTCCGGAATTGTTCATTTATATGATGGAAGCCGGAGAAGTCAGCGGTACCCTGGAAAGCATCATGGAACGCATGGCAGTGCACTATGAAAAGGAATCGAAAATGCAGCGCAAAATAGCGGAGGCAATGGCTTACCCGGTTTTATTGGTGATTGTCTCGGTCGTGGTGGTTGTCTTTATGCTGATTGCCATCCTTCCCACCTTTTTATCCATGTTTGAGGGCAACGGCATACTACTGCCCGCACCAACCCGCTTGTTGCTTCACATCAGCAATGCGCTGCGGCATCACGGTCCTGCCCTGCTCCTCATCGGCATAGCTGTTGGCTATACGCTCCGTCGCTCTGTCCGGACGGACAGCGGCAGAAAATCATTGGATCAACTGAAACTGAAGCTGCCCGTTGTGAAAAATCTTGTGATGAAGAGTTCTGTTTTCCGGTTTACCCGGACACTTTCCATCCTTTTGGCCAGTGGGATCCCACTGCTTTCTGCAATGAAAATTGTGGCAAAGGTAGTTGGAAATCGTGTGGTGGCAGATGCGATTTTGACAATCCGGGAGGATCTTCGAAAAGGATTTGATCTGTCCGGATCCATTCAAAGGCAGGGGATTTTCCCTTTCATGGTTGTTTCCATGGTTCAGGTTGGAGAGGCATCCGGTACACTGGATGATGTTCTTTCCCGGACAGCGGATTATTATGAGGAAGAGACCGATGCAGCCATTCAGAAGATGACAACCATGCTGGAGCCGGTCATGCTGATCCTGATGGCGGTTGTGATCGGCTTTATCGTGATTGCCATGTATCTTCCCATGATTGATATGATGCAAACCATACAATAA
- a CDS encoding prepilin-type N-terminal cleavage/methylation domain-containing protein produces MNEKGKSLSGHKGYSLIEVMVAMMIVGILVPPFFGMAIHFTKVNQKSRTILLADAAADNQYEELKSLSVPKLASMAEKERKKDGDFFLETEAKRYFPESDTEERGMDHLDLILKDNGEGGFLSYFVANDLQSLISLSGSGFLQVDLKQEASGMSMRMADADGNSIFHHLNPSTGIHELNICAQQMHTDLSVSVCAEDCTDPWNINVYESPFRYGRVLVHCNGQTFSTDQRAGRLGTDPVRFFSYKAGEAASALVFVQVKVFAKPGDKKPVSVRQGIIRAVY; encoded by the coding sequence ATGAATGAGAAGGGCAAGTCATTATCGGGCCATAAAGGGTATAGTCTGATAGAAGTGATGGTTGCGATGATGATCGTTGGAATTCTGGTTCCGCCTTTTTTTGGCATGGCAATACACTTTACCAAGGTAAATCAGAAGAGCAGGACGATTTTACTGGCAGATGCGGCTGCAGACAACCAATACGAGGAATTAAAGAGTCTGTCTGTTCCGAAGCTGGCTTCGATGGCGGAAAAGGAGCGAAAAAAGGATGGGGATTTTTTCCTTGAAACGGAGGCAAAGCGTTATTTCCCGGAATCCGATACAGAGGAAAGAGGTATGGATCATCTGGATTTGATTCTGAAGGATAACGGAGAAGGCGGGTTCCTGTCCTATTTTGTCGCCAATGATCTGCAAAGCCTGATCTCCCTTTCCGGCAGCGGCTTTCTTCAGGTGGATCTGAAACAGGAAGCAAGTGGAATGTCCATGCGAATGGCGGATGCAGACGGAAATTCCATATTCCATCATCTGAACCCATCCACAGGGATTCATGAGCTCAACATTTGTGCACAGCAAATGCATACGGACCTGTCGGTTTCTGTCTGCGCGGAGGACTGTACGGACCCGTGGAATATCAACGTATATGAATCTCCATTTCGTTACGGAAGAGTGCTGGTCCACTGTAACGGACAGACTTTTTCAACAGATCAGCGGGCAGGCAGATTGGGAACGGATCCGGTCCGCTTTTTTTCCTATAAAGCTGGAGAGGCGGCCAGCGCCCTGGTTTTTGTGCAGGTTAAGGTGTTTGCAAAGCCGGGGGATAAAAAACCCGTTTCTGTCCGTCAGGGTATCATTCGGGCAGTTTATTAG
- a CDS encoding penicillin-binding protein 2 — MSLRKAPSRKKRFFYLGCCFTVLFALLILRLFQIQIIDGKKYAKMALPQQTVTVDVEEKRGDITDRNGIPFTQADEVQELLIFPRSIGFDDSAYEAIEKLTGKPKAYFNHKDQTYYQEIITDPDSARIRPIQKGQYPGVLYQERSLRYGDHSLARHVIGYLRKSDGVPMSGMEKVYESYLHPGSVKQVQAVADAKDHIIPGLGYQITDPMESCQVRLTLDYDIQQILENVLDQYPDRHHSGLVVDARTGDILALASRPQFKQYDPECVMNHNEEPSFLAMPFEQYPLGSVFKVVVAAAALESDKYTENTRFTCTGGIQVGSRFFSCHTSSGGLGGISLREALAYSCNDTFIRIAMDLGGEDIVKMAEKFGLGKALDIELPNAAGLLMSRQEYTGPGIANLAIGQGETMVTPLQIADLMTTLANGGQRKQLRLVAGLTAPDGSSLKNVQKTAKSSRKDRTMGRVISEKTAGTLSEWMGDVTEYGTAEKARDPQIGGIAGKTGTPQVSGDPYSKEYGWFAGYFPKKDPRYVIVVLSKEEGGADQVAVPLFHDIAKNIRIHAGQ; from the coding sequence ATGTCATTGAGAAAAGCACCATCCCGAAAAAAACGTTTTTTTTATTTGGGCTGTTGCTTCACCGTCCTGTTTGCATTGCTCATTTTGCGGCTGTTTCAGATTCAAATTATCGATGGGAAGAAATATGCCAAAATGGCCCTTCCCCAGCAAACGGTAACCGTGGATGTGGAAGAAAAGCGGGGGGATATTACGGATCGGAACGGCATTCCGTTTACACAGGCAGACGAGGTTCAGGAGCTGTTGATCTTCCCCAGAAGCATCGGATTTGACGATTCCGCTTACGAGGCAATCGAAAAGCTGACCGGAAAGCCGAAGGCCTATTTTAATCACAAAGATCAGACGTATTATCAGGAAATTATTACGGACCCGGATTCTGCAAGGATCAGGCCGATTCAGAAGGGACAGTATCCGGGAGTATTATATCAGGAGCGAAGTCTGCGATATGGTGATCATTCCCTGGCGCGACATGTAATCGGATATCTGAGGAAATCCGACGGAGTTCCCATGAGCGGAATGGAAAAGGTGTATGAGAGCTATCTTCATCCCGGATCCGTGAAACAGGTGCAGGCAGTGGCAGATGCAAAGGATCATATTATTCCTGGTCTGGGATATCAAATCACCGATCCCATGGAATCCTGTCAGGTCCGGCTTACTCTGGATTACGATATTCAGCAGATTTTGGAAAACGTTTTGGATCAGTATCCGGACCGCCATCACAGCGGCCTGGTGGTGGATGCACGGACCGGGGACATTCTGGCATTGGCCAGCAGGCCTCAATTCAAGCAATATGATCCGGAATGCGTTATGAATCATAACGAAGAACCTTCTTTTCTTGCAATGCCTTTTGAACAATATCCTCTGGGATCGGTATTCAAGGTTGTTGTGGCCGCTGCGGCACTGGAAAGCGATAAATACACCGAAAATACAAGATTTACCTGTACCGGCGGGATACAGGTGGGCAGCCGCTTTTTTTCCTGTCATACTTCCAGCGGCGGATTAGGCGGGATTTCACTGCGGGAAGCTCTTGCCTATTCCTGTAATGACACCTTCATACGGATTGCCATGGACCTTGGTGGAGAGGACATTGTAAAAATGGCCGAAAAATTTGGTCTGGGGAAGGCTCTGGACATCGAATTGCCCAATGCGGCCGGACTTCTTATGTCCAGGCAGGAATACACCGGTCCCGGAATTGCCAATCTGGCAATTGGTCAGGGAGAGACTATGGTGACTCCCCTTCAGATAGCGGATCTCATGACGACTCTGGCCAATGGCGGTCAACGGAAACAATTACGACTTGTGGCAGGGCTGACCGCACCGGACGGATCTTCCCTGAAAAATGTGCAGAAAACTGCGAAATCATCCAGAAAAGACCGTACTATGGGAAGAGTGATTTCCGAAAAAACTGCCGGGACATTATCGGAATGGATGGGGGATGTTACGGAATATGGTACAGCAGAAAAGGCAAGGGATCCGCAAATCGGGGGAATTGCCGGAAAGACGGGTACCCCTCAGGTATCCGGAGATCCCTACAGCAAGGAATATGGATGGTTCGCTGGCTATTTTCCGAAAAAGGATCCCCGGTATGTTATCGTTGTACTGAGCAAGGAAGAAGGAGGAGCTGATCAGGTAGCGGTACCTCTGTTTCACGATATTGCAAAGAATATCCGGATCCATGCAGGACAATAA
- the sigK gene encoding RNA polymerase sporulation sigma factor SigK: MEAITGSLLALIKCFFFMAHIMGNNSFPQPLEPEEEEYHLKRLAEGHEDSRNILIEHNLRLVAHIVKKYNNTGKEVDDLISIGTIGLIKAISTYNMNKNTRLATYAARCIENEILMTIRASRKTKGEVSLQDPIGMDKEGNEITLIDILGTDPDSVTDQVELKLQVRKLREKMQSVLKKREQIVLEMRYGLSNGKSKTQREIAQILGISRSYVSRIEKKAIMRLAKEFDSPSCDSGKNSV, translated from the coding sequence ATGGAAGCCATTACAGGGAGCTTGCTGGCACTCATCAAATGCTTTTTTTTCATGGCACATATTATGGGGAATAATTCCTTCCCACAGCCTCTGGAACCGGAAGAAGAGGAGTATCATCTGAAACGGCTGGCTGAAGGCCATGAAGACTCCAGAAACATTCTTATTGAGCATAATCTGAGGCTGGTTGCCCATATCGTAAAAAAATACAATAACACCGGAAAAGAAGTGGATGATCTGATCTCCATAGGAACCATCGGTTTGATCAAAGCCATATCCACCTATAATATGAATAAAAACACCAGGCTTGCTACCTATGCAGCACGCTGCATTGAAAACGAAATCCTGATGACTATCCGTGCATCCAGGAAAACCAAAGGGGAGGTTTCCCTTCAGGATCCCATTGGAATGGACAAAGAAGGAAATGAAATTACCCTGATTGATATTCTGGGTACGGATCCTGATTCCGTAACGGATCAGGTGGAACTCAAGCTTCAGGTCCGGAAACTGCGTGAAAAAATGCAGTCTGTTCTGAAAAAAAGAGAGCAAATTGTTTTGGAAATGCGTTACGGCCTGTCCAACGGGAAGAGTAAAACGCAGAGAGAAATTGCACAAATACTTGGAATTTCCAGATCCTATGTTTCCAGAATCGAAAAAAAGGCGATTATGAGACTGGCAAAGGAGTTTGACAGCCCTTCGTGTGATTCCGGGAAGAACAGTGTGTGA
- a CDS encoding prepilin-type N-terminal cleavage/methylation domain-containing protein encodes MREGVHLSGKNSGFTLIEILLVILILGILTSLAVPDLLHFSDRWVLRSTACQIANDIRRVQRISVQESDSCHFELHTGECYYLIRRENLLFDPIKKVSLDPRISEISSTLYSPNYGGEWKDYRILRFSYLGSPNQAGSILLKTKHGNHIRITVEVATGRVRVYE; translated from the coding sequence ATGCGGGAAGGCGTCCATTTATCCGGAAAGAACAGTGGTTTTACACTGATAGAGATCCTGCTTGTTATCCTGATACTGGGTATTCTGACTTCACTGGCTGTTCCTGATCTGCTGCACTTCAGCGACCGTTGGGTATTGCGCAGCACGGCCTGTCAGATTGCCAATGATATCCGCCGGGTGCAGAGAATATCCGTTCAGGAGAGCGATTCCTGCCATTTTGAACTGCACACCGGAGAGTGTTATTATCTCATCCGAAGAGAGAATCTGTTATTCGATCCCATAAAAAAAGTATCTCTGGACCCCAGGATATCAGAAATCTCCTCCACTCTTTATAGCCCAAATTATGGAGGGGAATGGAAAGATTATCGGATTTTAAGATTTTCCTATTTGGGGAGTCCCAATCAGGCCGGGTCCATCCTCCTGAAAACGAAACACGGGAATCATATTCGGATAACCGTTGAGGTAGCCACCGGCAGGGTACGGGTATATGAATGA
- a CDS encoding prepilin peptidase → MEALFPVIVFITGLLMGSFFNVCIYRIPKKESIVFPASHCTVCNAKLNGPDLIPVLSYLCLRGRCRYCHAKISVRYPLIELLTGSVYLALAVRVGMGKTFVAYAVLCSLLIVAAAIDMEYQIIPDGLIRTGGIFGILLSLAGWSVSWQNSLAGMLLGGGFPLLVAFLFWKVRHKEGMGGGDGKLMGLVGLFLGWKQAALSILLSIYAGGLFGGILLLLHKKKYSDAIPFAPFIAIGTFLSILYGRDLIRWYLQIFFGRYPG, encoded by the coding sequence ATGGAAGCATTGTTTCCTGTAATTGTTTTTATAACCGGTTTGCTGATGGGGAGCTTTTTCAATGTATGTATCTACAGGATTCCCAAAAAAGAGTCCATTGTTTTTCCTGCTTCCCATTGTACGGTCTGCAACGCAAAACTGAATGGACCGGATCTGATTCCCGTTCTCAGCTATCTCTGCCTGAGAGGCAGGTGCAGGTATTGCCATGCAAAAATATCCGTCCGGTATCCACTGATTGAACTGCTGACCGGATCGGTTTATCTGGCATTGGCAGTCCGGGTTGGCATGGGAAAGACATTTGTTGCTTATGCGGTTCTTTGTTCCCTGCTGATTGTTGCCGCAGCCATTGATATGGAATATCAGATCATACCGGATGGACTGATCCGTACCGGCGGGATTTTCGGCATCTTGCTGAGCCTGGCCGGTTGGTCCGTTTCCTGGCAGAATTCGCTGGCGGGAATGTTGCTTGGCGGGGGCTTCCCTTTGCTGGTCGCTTTCCTGTTTTGGAAGGTTCGGCACAAGGAAGGAATGGGCGGAGGAGATGGGAAGCTTATGGGGTTGGTCGGCCTGTTTCTTGGGTGGAAGCAGGCTGCCCTGTCCATCCTGTTGTCCATATATGCCGGAGGCCTTTTTGGTGGCATTCTTTTGCTGCTGCACAAAAAAAAATATAGTGATGCCATCCCTTTTGCACCTTTTATTGCCATAGGAACTTTCCTTTCCATTCTTTATGGCAGGGATCTGATTCGGTGGTATCTCCAGATTTTTTTTGGGCGATATCCCGGATGA
- a CDS encoding type IV pilus twitching motility protein PilT: MEFFDLLKDTVNAKASDLHIAVGIPPVMRIHGKLQRFGEISMTPKDTDAFIRQVLNETQLEELEENGELDLPFFLPGVARFRINVYRQRGWHALAIRVIPARVPALDELGLPGTLKDLCRKVRGLILVTGPSGSGKSTTLAAMVDHINRNRSCHIITLEDPIEYLHEHNHCIVNQREIGSDSRSFSNALRAALREDPDVILVGEMRDPETMGIVLTAAETGHLVLSTLHTLRADQTVDRIIDSFPVNQQARIRIQLAQVLEGIISQQLLPLANGKGRVAALEILLATGAVRNLIREGKTHQILTAVQTGTKVGMQTMDASLRELVREGCITSETAREHAMDPEMPGRYLPG; encoded by the coding sequence ATGGAATTCTTTGACCTTCTGAAAGATACAGTGAATGCGAAAGCATCGGATCTCCACATTGCAGTGGGTATCCCGCCTGTCATGAGAATCCATGGAAAGCTGCAGCGCTTTGGAGAGATTTCCATGACGCCAAAGGACACCGATGCTTTTATCCGTCAGGTTCTGAACGAAACCCAGTTGGAAGAGCTGGAGGAAAACGGGGAACTGGATCTGCCTTTTTTTCTGCCGGGTGTCGCCCGATTTCGGATAAATGTCTATAGACAGCGCGGATGGCATGCATTGGCAATTCGTGTGATTCCCGCAAGAGTACCTGCTTTGGATGAGTTGGGTCTTCCGGGGACTTTGAAGGATCTTTGCAGGAAGGTAAGAGGGCTGATTCTTGTCACCGGTCCCAGCGGAAGCGGAAAGTCCACCACACTGGCTGCCATGGTGGACCACATCAATCGAAACAGGAGCTGTCACATCATCACTTTGGAAGATCCCATCGAATATTTGCATGAACATAACCATTGCATTGTCAATCAAAGGGAGATCGGCAGCGATTCCAGATCTTTTTCCAATGCTCTGCGGGCTGCATTGCGGGAGGATCCGGATGTGATTCTGGTGGGAGAGATGCGGGATCCGGAAACCATGGGAATTGTTCTGACCGCTGCAGAAACCGGGCACCTGGTTTTATCCACACTTCATACCCTTCGTGCAGATCAGACAGTGGATCGGATCATCGATTCCTTTCCCGTGAATCAACAGGCCCGGATCCGGATCCAACTGGCTCAGGTGCTGGAAGGTATTATTTCACAGCAGCTTCTTCCTCTGGCCAATGGGAAAGGACGGGTGGCTGCACTGGAGATTCTGTTGGCGACAGGCGCAGTCCGCAACCTGATCCGGGAAGGGAAAACACATCAGATCCTGACCGCTGTCCAGACCGGAACAAAGGTTGGTATGCAGACAATGGATGCCTCACTGAGGGAATTGGTTCGTGAAGGATGCATTACTTCCGAAACGGCCAGAGAGCATGCAATGGATCCGGAAATGCCGGGACGCTATCTCCCGGGCTAA